Proteins co-encoded in one Cytobacillus sp. NJ13 genomic window:
- a CDS encoding TetR/AcrR family transcriptional regulator, with protein sequence MSNKQNLPIDRRITKSKQALMDALLSLLQTKEFKKISVTDIVKTANLNRGTFYKHYEYKEDILDEMVDDVIEDLISSYREPYKNTETFELKTLTSSAIKIFEHVSHKKEFYSLMVKSNALSGLQSKLCDVLKEVTLKDLKGLQFNPKINRELQTSFYVHAILGMITEWINHGFEYDSNYMSEQLLEILKSRQGDNVFKLT encoded by the coding sequence ATGTCCAATAAGCAAAATCTCCCTATAGACCGAAGAATAACAAAATCGAAACAAGCCTTAATGGATGCCCTATTATCCTTACTGCAAACGAAAGAATTCAAAAAAATTAGCGTAACAGATATCGTGAAGACAGCCAATCTCAACAGGGGAACATTTTATAAGCATTATGAATACAAAGAGGATATCCTCGATGAAATGGTCGATGATGTTATAGAAGATTTAATCTCCTCCTATCGCGAACCATACAAAAACACAGAAACCTTCGAGTTAAAGACCCTTACCTCTTCTGCCATTAAAATCTTTGAACATGTTAGTCATAAAAAAGAATTCTATTCCCTAATGGTAAAATCTAATGCATTATCTGGATTGCAAAGCAAATTGTGCGATGTACTGAAAGAGGTAACTTTGAAAGACCTTAAAGGTTTACAGTTTAACCCAAAAATCAATCGTGAATTGCAGACAAGCTTCTATGTACATGCAATACTGGGAATGATTACGGAATGGATAAATCATGGATTTGAATATGATTCAAACTATATGTCGGAACAGCTTCTGGAAATCTTAAAGAGCAGACAAGGAGATAATGTGTTCAAATTAACTTGA